The sequence AATAGTTATCGATACGGATATCCCCCAGTGTCTGAAGTTCCCGTCCGGACTTGAAATAAACCACATGCTCTATTAAAAAACCCCGCTCCAGTGGAATAGTCTGCTTTGAATTTCTTCTCACCCCTTTGGCTATCCCGCTTACACGACCATGGTGCGATGTAAAAAGTGTGATTATGCAGCTCGATTCACGGTATGGAAGGATGGAAAGTATTACAGAAGAGGTCTTCTCGATGCCCATGTATTGCTATACTCAATCATCTTCTTTGATAAATTTATAGATCTTCTCGTCTCTCCGCGCCATCCCCAGCTTCTCTCTCGCGATCTTTTCGATATACACAGTATCGTTCTTAAGCCTCTCTATCTCCGTTTTCAGAGAATCGATCACCCTGTGCGACTGCTTTATCTGCGAGGAAAGTTTCCTGTTCTGCTGATGATGCTTGTAAAGGGCGATAAAACCCTGATCCCCGAAAAGTGAAAAGACAAGAAACAGGAGAAGAACCAGAAAAATCCATTTACTTATACGTTTTATTTTCATTGTTTTGTCAATCAGTCCTTACAAACTGCTGTCCGCTGCATTGACGGATCAGACCTTTAAGTTCAAGATTAAGAAGAATACCAAGAAGTTCTCCCGGTGACCTGCTCTCATCACCCGCTAACTCATCAATACGAACCGGTGTACTGGAAATTTGCTCATAAACCTCCCTCTCAGCATCGGAGAGAAGCCCGGCAGGCAGGCGGGGAGCCGGACATGAGGTGAAATTAACAATGGGATGCGTTATCACCTTCAGACACTCCGCGATCTCGAAACCGCTTCTTGCCGGCGATGCTCCCTCCTTGAGAAGGTTAAATGTCCCCGCACTCATCGGTGAAGTGATCGGACCCGGGACCGCAAAGATATCTTTTCCCTGCTGTAAAGCATAATGGGCAGTGATCAGACTCCCGCTCTTCTCCCCCGCCTCCACAACAAGCACTGCCGCGCTTAACCCGGAGATAATCCTGTTGCGCCTGGGAAAATTATAGGGCTCAGGCGCGGTTCCCAGCGGAAATTCCGACACCAGCGCGCCGGATTCAATGATCTTTTCGGCAAGGACACGGTTTTCAGGAGGATAGGTCTTGTCTATCCCGCATCCAAGGACTGCCACTGTCGATCCCCCGTTATTTATACAGGTCTCATGCGCCGCTGAGTCGATTCCTCTGGCCAGCCCGCTTACAACAGTGATCTTCTGCTGCACAAGCTCTCTTGTGATCGATATAGCCGCACTTTTACCGTAAGATGTCGGGGTTCTGGTCCCAACCACAGCTACAGCATGCCTGGAGAAAACCGATGTTTTTCCCTTTATATAGAGCACCGGCGGAGGGGCAAAAATCTCTTTCAGGTAGAGAGGGTAATAAGAATCATTCAGGGTGATGACAGAGACCCCGATTTTTTCCGCCCACTGAAGCTGCCTCTCTGCGTTTTTGAAAAGATCAGGATCGTATAGATGCGCGATACACATCTCCGGTATCACCCCATCCCTGGTAATCTCCGATTTGCTCTTTTCGAAGACTTTCTCCGGAGTTCCGTACCTGTTGAGCAGATTTTTGATCCGAACCGGCCCCAGCCCTCTGACCGAGTTCAAAGCTATCCAGGAAAGCGGCATGTTTTTTCTGTCCGGATTATAAGTGTAGTGATCCTGTGAGTGTACCCCAAAA comes from Fibrobacter sp. and encodes:
- a CDS encoding septum formation initiator family protein; its protein translation is MKIKRISKWIFLVLLLFLVFSLFGDQGFIALYKHHQQNRKLSSQIKQSHRVIDSLKTEIERLKNDTVYIEKIAREKLGMARRDEKIYKFIKEDD
- the dprA gene encoding DNA-protecting protein DprA, with product MNSVRGLGPVRIKNLLNRYGTPEKVFEKSKSEITRDGVIPEMCIAHLYDPDLFKNAERQLQWAEKIGVSVITLNDSYYPLYLKEIFAPPPVLYIKGKTSVFSRHAVAVVGTRTPTSYGKSAAISITRELVQQKITVVSGLARGIDSAAHETCINNGGSTVAVLGCGIDKTYPPENRVLAEKIIESGALVSEFPLGTAPEPYNFPRRNRIISGLSAAVLVVEAGEKSGSLITAHYALQQGKDIFAVPGPITSPMSAGTFNLLKEGASPARSGFEIAECLKVITHPIVNFTSCPAPRLPAGLLSDAEREVYEQISSTPVRIDELAGDESRSPGELLGILLNLELKGLIRQCSGQQFVRTD